One Polaribacter sp. SA4-12 genomic window carries:
- a CDS encoding LamG-like jellyroll fold domain-containing protein: protein MKRILHILCLCLVSYLAKAQDQSQHQLFVGNVAVDYKDTNLQMQMNIGSPFIVGSSIRSAIPKAAGLIINSPSSIAGEYEFNANTTFGASLDRAFTGDLVLAIDDADPTDDGCTAFTNAAALNGKIAVIRRGTCTFASKILNAQNAGAIAVIMVNNVAGVVYMGGEGPTVTIPSASVTLEDGNTIINALGSGIVNGELQPDRIIYSSVQSNNKSTIGFPYGVLYVSPTFIIDGFEVSKGYFSDRVNIKWEFGANQNLIEKINVFRQELGSATPEQLIGSVSKDVFEYNDTQVESGVLYKYRIEAFGVSNFNELYLDYIEGVGFRNPTATVSGSVSFDGGSPVQDVIVFAEANGEENNSSGSSLKIDNGFVSIDNIEYEIPANKLTLQSWVTNSGEIFKFSTDNSKVVKFVGGKFDANSLKFQVLVSDVNIQEITLEDSYPTGELDFLGKDVFKNISDLTDTSFIHISAVLEDEKTPKFYINGREITQDYIDSATIPDGVTKPKLTINKVGNYPVFGNANLNKLILVDGYSGYLDEVRVWQRALSNEEIRRDYRRYLSGGETALSIYLRMDENAGTNVYDLSKKGFRQNKNNGILAPNATNGIQFSNTKPSFEQLGVFGVTDANGSYTVSSIPYSGTGESFVITPSLGVHKFEPASQTVFLGAEASVINQLNFKDISSFKFNGRAVYNVQNVFNTIDLDTDETAYTQIEDFDYNKYRVSSNGSKIIINKAQFYYEGGSIDTSNGFYKDGELKKYPVVGLEKAYVYIDGNIVFNEENQPVETDTEGHFTINVPIGNHKIEVKKDGHTFEHAGYFPASNTFEFFEDQIEPRWFIDTTRISLIGRVVGGKIESDKPIGFGIDGEFSHINFEDEETEASEVISSKNNIGVASIKLKGNIDTPTFDVDVTTNPITGEYKATLIPFIYYIRTADLKITKNTDISILSSTETLNFLATPVLDSISLTTKDGTELVTKAFNYKKSFRYNSPVTLALVNQEYEKEIIIGGNKFDISGLQNPIYIQKKNYNILFEVSQNYINKDKTEAVITKEFYTEGTFNITNNLEIPGKSTIVSIENGKKYKYSFLAGPPNISLVDGFLSTLSVEYNITGSNPITISNFSEFKAKGIVKGGASTSGTAFATIAPEQPDIILRDPPGSNSFASIEQGTTISFTKESSNTGGNSIGGGAVIAAGVNFETVAGTPFFSVGTEIEVINNIEVSITKSTENTGSNTSLNSYTFNTTISTSDDPNYVGSDGDLYIGNAKNVYYGLYNNMFVTDVPPTLPNGDSVASLPLTVKDENENDVTLYISTAKDFYIAEQPTKTFFQYSQKHIIETLIPALEELAANFVPDTSPNTTPLVPRPTKESYENQANLWRKIIQENEKSKYDAKNNSSVYKQSIVDKIGSNYGSNAQGLKQLVADNFFSNQSFDAGVGEYTSSTATINLVGRTTEETIEISAEAKREFGATFNGTGATVFINGSITEVDTDADNFETENTTTISYTLKDNDQHNVLSVDVVNMFNGYGPIFITKGGATSCPYEPAVTSLFYKKTGYDPTIVGLGGEILSEATNKVYAPEIKADKTVLTNVPESEGALFTLKLKNLSETQSDLEYILVVDALTLNGATTNIASNGVNIYVPFNETVEFPFEVYKSSASSVFKYDNIRVYLKNPCDDINDSEGLIDVSVEFKKSCSKVTVSAPEDNWIFNRAEGFSKDANGITTTNKFPITFTDFNTDFAGFKKIELQYRNASSANWIKFSTYYGTQQLKEDASDDDGIVISSSDSEFTYNWDIIGDKIPDGNYEFRAISSCTDDITYTSSIISGTINLNAPVLFGIPQPSDGILDVGEDISIRFNEAIFERGATNIKVSGLSNQQVIDHSVSVFLDGGANQIELPNQILPNESFTVQFWYKNATTGTGKLISQENGINATLVGNELTFSIGGQSVKAVINPAQYNFYSLVYQSGNDPQLLILENGIELEDEVLSNNLDINSNSSIFIGGTNTIGNIHDIRFWSKTFTPAQATVAKDKTLSGRELNLLGYWTLDEGNGKVGVDKAKSRNATVNLDWDIKPKGTAYSFANNSYLSLENVGFVQPSIAEDITLSFWIKTSTASQGTIFSNGKGNDSDPVQTNGLRNKWSVNMKSDGNLELLSENISYNLTTQSITDGTWHHIALVVKRGGSINSYVDALESSSVSSVNIGGISGNKILIGARLHEDVSSIETIDNHFTGDLDEIRLWNTARSFEQIKRDRYFEIDVNTEGLMLYADFNQEAGNTTKGPKYNHFAVNNITSSTFSILNGGAQSYSQDSPALKPKLQFTNIPFSTVINGDQMIIQPELTEEQWSLFEGQILDFSVSRLSDEHFNEQISPISWSAFVNRQEIEWFTKEQTKEIKDEKNVNEDYTFTMDIVNIGGSNQAYAITGLPTWVSLENTSGLVAPNATKQLIFSVDNELAMGIYNANIFLETGSEFNDRLTFELRVLTPAPNWSVNAPDYSNSMNVIGKIKINNTFSRDQYTKIGAFVDNNPRGEAYLKYDSNYDSYFVYLTMYSNVTSAEEVTFKIWDAINGTVLIASIDNTPKTSFLQNEILGSKTNPTIFSGAQFTEQQTNLNEGWTWVSFFVEDNRFNDVKATFDGLTLQDDDQIKSQNEFTRFEADNWFGSLSTLENTKMYKVKLANENPLVLLGNDVDEANVNLTINEGWNWLPFPIHRNISLQEALAFYNPTDGDVLKDQYNFAIYDSNSGWSGTLNYMQSNRGYMIKSGTSQTLNYPNSQNAARTNSKEQEHSVETIALFSKYNGNMSVVVEIIGNDKFTEVLVYDAKGTLRGTSPIVTLENKRMSFISVFSEKNDVLKFIISDGKTEIDVTSSFVFEDNKVYGNMQFPVILNSNSLSTDNVFLSNVILYPNPFSNSITIDSSQQNERITKIEIYTTIGVLINKIETNSTKTTINTANLASGIYLIKVTASSGKNSIQKMVKK, encoded by the coding sequence ATGAAAAGAATACTACACATATTATGTTTGTGTTTGGTTAGTTATTTAGCCAAAGCACAAGACCAGAGCCAACACCAACTTTTTGTTGGTAATGTTGCAGTAGATTATAAAGACACTAATTTACAGATGCAAATGAACATAGGAAGCCCCTTTATTGTAGGGTCTTCCATAAGATCTGCTATTCCTAAAGCTGCTGGCCTAATCATTAATAGCCCTTCTTCAATTGCAGGAGAATATGAGTTTAATGCTAACACAACTTTTGGTGCGTCTTTAGATAGAGCCTTTACAGGAGATTTAGTATTAGCAATAGATGACGCAGACCCTACTGATGATGGGTGTACTGCTTTTACAAATGCAGCTGCATTAAACGGAAAAATAGCTGTAATTAGAAGAGGTACCTGTACTTTTGCTAGTAAAATACTAAATGCCCAAAATGCAGGTGCTATTGCTGTAATTATGGTAAATAATGTAGCTGGTGTTGTTTATATGGGAGGAGAAGGACCAACAGTTACAATTCCTTCAGCTTCGGTTACATTAGAGGATGGAAATACAATTATTAATGCATTAGGAAGTGGTATCGTAAATGGTGAATTACAGCCAGATAGAATAATTTATTCTTCTGTTCAAAGCAATAATAAATCAACAATAGGTTTTCCATACGGTGTATTATACGTATCACCTACTTTTATAATAGATGGTTTCGAAGTTTCTAAAGGATATTTTAGTGATCGCGTAAATATTAAATGGGAATTTGGCGCCAATCAGAATTTAATTGAGAAAATCAATGTTTTTAGACAAGAATTAGGAAGCGCAACTCCAGAACAATTAATTGGTAGTGTTAGTAAAGATGTATTTGAATATAATGACACCCAAGTAGAAAGCGGCGTATTGTATAAGTATCGAATTGAAGCATTTGGTGTTTCTAATTTTAATGAACTTTATTTAGATTATATAGAAGGTGTCGGTTTTAGAAACCCAACAGCTACAGTATCAGGAAGTGTAAGTTTTGATGGTGGTAGCCCAGTGCAAGATGTTATTGTCTTTGCAGAGGCAAATGGTGAAGAAAATAACTCTAGTGGAAGTAGTTTAAAAATTGACAACGGATTTGTTTCTATAGATAATATTGAATACGAAATTCCTGCTAACAAATTAACTTTACAATCTTGGGTTACTAATTCTGGAGAGATTTTTAAATTTTCTACAGACAATAGTAAAGTTGTAAAATTTGTAGGAGGAAAATTTGATGCAAATTCACTAAAATTTCAGGTACTTGTAAGTGATGTAAATATTCAGGAAATAACATTAGAAGATTCGTATCCAACAGGTGAATTAGATTTTTTAGGAAAAGATGTTTTTAAGAATATTTCAGACTTAACAGATACTTCATTTATACACATTTCTGCTGTTTTAGAAGACGAAAAAACACCAAAATTTTATATTAATGGTAGAGAAATTACGCAAGATTATATAGATAGCGCTACAATTCCAGATGGAGTTACAAAACCTAAACTGACCATAAATAAAGTTGGAAACTATCCTGTTTTTGGGAATGCAAACCTTAATAAATTAATTTTAGTAGATGGTTATTCTGGTTATTTAGATGAAGTTAGAGTTTGGCAACGAGCACTTTCTAATGAAGAAATAAGAAGAGACTACAGAAGGTACTTAAGTGGTGGAGAAACTGCTTTAAGCATCTATTTAAGAATGGATGAAAACGCAGGAACCAATGTATATGATTTATCTAAAAAAGGATTCCGTCAAAATAAAAACAACGGTATTTTAGCACCAAATGCTACAAATGGTATTCAATTTAGTAACACAAAACCAAGTTTTGAACAACTAGGTGTTTTTGGAGTAACAGATGCCAATGGTAGCTATACGGTTTCTAGTATTCCGTATTCTGGTACTGGAGAATCTTTTGTAATTACACCTTCTTTAGGTGTACATAAATTTGAACCTGCAAGTCAAACTGTATTTTTAGGCGCTGAAGCAAGTGTTATAAATCAATTAAATTTTAAAGATATTTCTTCTTTTAAATTTAATGGTAGAGCAGTTTACAACGTACAAAATGTTTTTAATACAATAGATTTAGATACAGATGAAACTGCGTATACACAAATTGAAGATTTTGATTACAATAAATATAGAGTGAGTAGTAATGGTTCTAAAATTATTATTAACAAAGCACAATTTTATTATGAAGGTGGAAGTATTGACACTTCAAATGGGTTTTACAAAGATGGAGAATTAAAAAAATACCCAGTTGTAGGTTTAGAAAAAGCCTATGTTTATATAGATGGAAATATTGTTTTTAACGAAGAAAACCAACCTGTAGAAACAGATACAGAAGGTCATTTCACCATAAATGTACCCATTGGAAATCATAAAATTGAAGTGAAAAAAGATGGACACACTTTTGAGCATGCTGGTTATTTCCCGGCTTCAAACACGTTTGAATTTTTTGAAGACCAAATAGAACCAAGATGGTTTATAGACACTACAAGAATTTCTTTAATTGGTAGAGTTGTTGGTGGTAAAATAGAATCTGACAAACCAATTGGTTTTGGAATTGACGGAGAATTTTCACATATTAATTTTGAAGATGAGGAAACTGAAGCAAGTGAAGTTATTTCATCTAAAAACAATATCGGAGTTGCTAGCATAAAACTTAAAGGAAACATAGACACACCTACTTTTGATGTTGATGTAACTACAAATCCTATTACAGGAGAATACAAAGCGACTTTAATTCCTTTTATTTATTATATAAGAACAGCAGATCTTAAGATAACTAAAAACACAGATATTTCTATTTTATCGAGTACTGAGACGCTAAACTTTTTAGCAACTCCGGTGTTAGATTCTATCAGCCTTACAACAAAAGACGGGACAGAATTAGTTACTAAGGCTTTCAACTATAAAAAGAGTTTTAGATATAACTCGCCTGTTACCTTGGCATTAGTTAATCAAGAATATGAAAAGGAAATTATAATTGGAGGGAACAAATTTGACATTAGTGGTTTACAAAACCCAATCTACATTCAAAAAAAGAACTATAATATTCTTTTTGAAGTCTCTCAGAATTATATAAATAAAGACAAGACAGAAGCTGTAATTACAAAAGAATTCTATACAGAAGGAACTTTTAATATTACCAATAATTTAGAAATTCCAGGAAAAAGCACCATAGTTTCTATTGAAAACGGAAAGAAATATAAATATTCATTTTTAGCAGGCCCACCAAATATTTCATTGGTAGATGGTTTTTTAAGTACACTATCTGTTGAGTATAATATAACTGGAAGTAACCCAATAACCATTTCTAATTTTTCAGAATTTAAAGCAAAAGGAATCGTTAAAGGAGGTGCTAGCACAAGTGGTACTGCATTTGCAACCATTGCTCCGGAGCAACCAGATATCATTTTAAGAGACCCTCCAGGTTCTAATAGTTTTGCTTCTATAGAACAAGGAACAACAATTTCGTTTACAAAAGAATCATCCAATACCGGAGGAAACTCTATAGGTGGTGGAGCCGTAATTGCTGCTGGTGTTAATTTTGAAACTGTTGCAGGAACGCCTTTCTTTTCTGTAGGAACTGAAATTGAAGTGATAAACAATATTGAAGTATCAATAACAAAATCAACAGAAAACACGGGATCTAATACCTCACTAAATAGCTATACTTTTAATACAACTATTTCTACAAGTGATGACCCCAATTATGTAGGTTCAGATGGAGATCTATATATAGGAAATGCAAAAAATGTCTATTATGGTTTGTATAACAATATGTTTGTAACCGATGTACCACCAACATTACCAAATGGAGACTCTGTAGCATCGCTACCTTTAACGGTAAAAGATGAAAATGAGAATGATGTTACTTTATATATTAGTACTGCTAAAGATTTTTACATTGCGGAACAACCAACTAAAACGTTTTTTCAGTATTCTCAAAAACACATAATTGAAACGTTAATTCCTGCTTTAGAAGAATTAGCTGCAAATTTTGTTCCAGATACAAGCCCAAATACAACTCCTTTAGTACCAAGACCAACTAAAGAAAGTTATGAGAATCAAGCTAATTTATGGCGTAAAATTATTCAAGAAAATGAAAAGTCTAAATACGATGCTAAAAATAATAGCTCAGTTTACAAACAATCAATTGTAGATAAAATAGGATCAAATTATGGTTCTAACGCTCAAGGATTAAAGCAATTAGTAGCAGATAATTTCTTTTCTAATCAATCTTTTGATGCTGGAGTTGGCGAGTACACAAGCTCAACAGCCACAATAAATCTTGTAGGTAGAACTACGGAAGAAACTATAGAAATTTCTGCAGAAGCTAAAAGAGAATTTGGTGCTACTTTTAATGGTACAGGAGCCACTGTATTTATTAACGGAAGTATTACAGAAGTAGATACTGATGCTGATAACTTTGAAACAGAAAATACAACTACAATATCCTACACCTTAAAAGACAATGACCAACACAATGTATTAAGTGTAGATGTTGTAAATATGTTTAATGGTTATGGACCCATTTTTATCACCAAAGGAGGTGCAACATCTTGCCCTTATGAGCCTGCTGTAACTTCTCTTTTTTATAAAAAAACTGGATATGATCCAACAATAGTTGGTCTTGGAGGAGAAATTTTATCTGAAGCAACAAATAAAGTATATGCTCCAGAAATAAAAGCAGATAAAACAGTTTTAACTAATGTTCCAGAAAGTGAAGGTGCATTATTTACTTTAAAACTGAAGAATTTAAGTGAAACGCAATCTGATTTAGAATATATTTTAGTAGTAGATGCATTAACCCTAAATGGAGCCACAACCAATATAGCGTCAAATGGAGTAAATATTTATGTGCCATTTAATGAAACAGTAGAATTCCCTTTTGAAGTTTATAAATCATCTGCTTCAAGTGTATTTAAATACGATAACATTAGAGTTTATTTAAAAAATCCTTGTGATGATATTAATGATTCTGAAGGTTTGATAGATGTATCAGTTGAGTTTAAGAAATCGTGTTCTAAAGTAACCGTTTCAGCTCCAGAAGATAATTGGATTTTTAACAGAGCAGAAGGATTCTCTAAAGATGCTAATGGCATAACAACCACAAACAAATTTCCAATAACATTTACAGATTTTAATACCGATTTTGCAGGTTTCAAAAAAATAGAATTGCAATACAGAAATGCAAGTTCTGCAAATTGGATTAAGTTTAGCACCTATTATGGTACGCAACAATTAAAAGAGGATGCATCAGATGATGACGGAATTGTAATAAGTAGTTCAGATTCTGAATTCACTTATAATTGGGACATTATTGGGGATAAAATTCCTGATGGAAATTATGAATTTAGAGCTATATCTTCTTGTACAGATGATATAACATATACTTCTAGTATTATTTCTGGAACCATAAATTTAAATGCTCCTGTTTTGTTTGGAATACCTCAACCTTCAGATGGTATTTTAGATGTTGGAGAAGATATTTCCATCCGTTTTAATGAAGCTATTTTTGAACGCGGTGCAACCAATATTAAAGTGTCTGGTTTAAGTAATCAGCAGGTAATAGACCATAGTGTTTCTGTGTTTTTAGATGGCGGTGCAAATCAAATAGAACTTCCAAATCAGATCTTACCAAACGAATCATTTACGGTTCAATTCTGGTATAAAAATGCAACTACAGGAACAGGGAAATTAATTTCACAAGAAAACGGAATTAATGCAACTTTAGTTGGAAATGAATTGACATTTAGTATTGGAGGACAATCTGTAAAAGCGGTTATAAATCCTGCTCAATATAATTTTTATTCACTAGTTTATCAAAGTGGAAATGACCCTCAATTACTTATTTTAGAAAACGGAATAGAATTAGAAGATGAAGTTTTATCCAATAATTTAGACATCAATTCTAATAGTTCAATTTTTATTGGTGGTACAAATACAATTGGTAATATTCATGATATCCGTTTTTGGTCTAAAACCTTTACACCAGCACAAGCAACTGTTGCAAAAGATAAAACTTTATCAGGAAGAGAATTAAACCTACTTGGTTATTGGACACTAGATGAAGGAAATGGAAAAGTGGGTGTTGATAAAGCAAAAAGTAGAAATGCAACTGTAAACTTAGATTGGGATATTAAACCTAAAGGAACAGCGTATTCTTTTGCCAATAATTCTTATTTATCCTTAGAAAATGTTGGTTTTGTGCAACCTAGTATTGCAGAAGATATTACACTTTCATTTTGGATTAAAACTTCGACTGCATCACAAGGAACTATTTTTTCAAATGGAAAAGGAAATGATTCTGATCCAGTTCAGACGAATGGCTTAAGAAATAAATGGTCTGTAAACATGAAATCTGATGGAAATCTAGAATTACTATCAGAAAACATTTCTTATAATTTAACCACACAAAGTATTACTGATGGTACTTGGCATCATATTGCATTGGTTGTAAAAAGAGGTGGCTCTATAAATTCTTATGTAGATGCTTTAGAATCTAGTTCTGTTTCTTCTGTAAATATTGGAGGAATTTCTGGAAATAAAATTTTAATTGGAGCAAGACTCCATGAAGATGTTTCTTCTATTGAAACCATAGATAATCATTTTACGGGAGATTTAGATGAAATTCGTTTATGGAATACCGCTAGAAGTTTCGAACAAATTAAAAGAGATCGTTATTTTGAAATTGATGTAAATACAGAAGGTTTAATGCTGTATGCAGACTTTAATCAAGAAGCTGGTAATACTACAAAAGGACCAAAATACAATCATTTTGCAGTAAATAACATAACAAGTTCTACCTTTTCAATTTTAAATGGAGGCGCTCAAAGTTACTCACAAGATTCACCTGCTTTAAAACCCAAATTACAATTTACAAACATTCCTTTTTCTACTGTAATTAATGGAGACCAGATGATTATTCAACCCGAATTAACGGAAGAACAATGGTCGCTTTTTGAAGGTCAAATTTTAGACTTTTCTGTTTCTAGATTATCAGATGAACATTTTAATGAGCAAATCTCTCCAATAAGTTGGTCTGCATTTGTAAACAGACAAGAAATAGAATGGTTTACAAAAGAGCAAACAAAAGAGATAAAAGACGAGAAAAATGTAAACGAAGACTATACTTTTACTATGGATATTGTAAATATTGGTGGAAGTAATCAAGCATATGCTATTACAGGTTTACCAACTTGGGTATCTTTAGAAAACACATCTGGTTTAGTAGCACCTAATGCTACTAAACAACTTATTTTTTCCGTAGATAATGAATTGGCAATGGGAATTTACAATGCTAATATTTTCTTAGAAACAGGTTCTGAATTTAATGATAGACTTACTTTTGAGCTAAGGGTATTAACACCTGCACCAAATTGGTCTGTAAATGCGCCAGATTACTCTAATAGCATGAATGTTATTGGTAAAATAAAGATTAATAATACATTCTCTAGAGACCAATACACTAAAATAGGCGCTTTTGTAGATAACAATCCAAGAGGTGAAGCCTATTTAAAATACGATTCTAATTATGATAGTTATTTTGTATACCTAACAATGTATAGCAATGTTACTAGTGCAGAAGAAGTAACTTTTAAAATTTGGGATGCCATAAATGGTACTGTATTAATTGCATCTATTGATAATACACCTAAAACTTCCTTTTTACAGAATGAAATTTTAGGATCAAAAACGAATCCAACTATTTTTTCTGGAGCACAATTTACGGAACAACAAACTAATCTAAATGAAGGTTGGACTTGGGTTTCTTTCTTTGTAGAAGATAATAGATTTAATGATGTGAAAGCTACATTTGATGGGCTAACATTACAAGATGATGATCAAATTAAATCTCAAAATGAATTTACTCGTTTTGAAGCTGATAATTGGTTTGGTTCTTTATCTACTTTAGAGAACACCAAAATGTACAAAGTAAAATTAGCAAATGAGAATCCTTTAGTTTTATTAGGAAATGATGTTGATGAAGCAAATGTAAACCTAACAATTAACGAGGGTTGGAACTGGCTACCTTTTCCTATTCATAGAAATATTAGCTTACAAGAAGCACTTGCATTTTACAATCCAACAGATGGAGATGTCTTAAAAGATCAATACAATTTTGCAATCTATGATTCAAATTCTGGTTGGAGCGGAACCTTAAATTATATGCAATCTAATAGAGGATATATGATTAAATCTGGAACTTCTCAAACATTGAATTATCCTAATTCTCAAAACGCAGCGAGAACAAACTCTAAAGAACAAGAGCACTCTGTTGAAACGATTGCTTTATTCTCTAAATACAATGGAAATATGAGTGTTGTTGTTGAAATAATTGGGAATGATAAATTTACAGAAGTTTTAGTCTATGATGCAAAAGGAACCTTAAGAGGTACATCTCCAATTGTAACTTTAGAAAATAAGAGAATGAGTTTCATATCTGTTTTCAGTGAAAAAAATGATGTTTTAAAGTTTATAATTTCTGATGGAAAGACCGAAATTGACGTTACTTCTAGTTTTGTTTTTGAAGACAATAAAGTCTATGGAAATATGCAATTTCCTGTTATTTTGAACTCTAACAGTCTATCAACTGATAATGTGTTTTTAAGTAATGTAATTTTGTATCCAAATCCATTCTCAAATTCAATCACAATAGATTCGTCACAACAAAATGAGAGAATTACCAAGATTGAAATTTATACTACTATTGGTGTTTTAATTAATAAAATTGAAACAAATTCAACTAAAACAACAATAAATACTGCAAATTTAGCTAGCGGTATTTACTTGATAAAAGTAACTGCTTCTTCTGGTAAAAACAGTATTCAAAAAATGGTTAAAAAATAA
- a CDS encoding T9SS type A sorting domain-containing protein, with the protein MKTFIYKPFIIVFISFFIQTINAQGPNWSVNTANYQYSMTFTAFLNINGTTLTASNDKVAAFVNGEIRGVSNVVFVENSNKYVTYLSVFANEDRENINFKIYNSTTQTVIDIDKSETFTIDGNIGGIFQSYSIANPQLNESAIFNYFNFSGISSLLLDISSDEINIVLPEGTDISSLTAIFDSSVNSKVFADGYLQESGSSVNDFTNPVIYKVISENEANLQEYTISVSLALNNNPTTVNISSTENLNTNSIPVSLDIIFSKVVFDLEASDFIVENAVITSLTTSNSRFYKATIIPLSQRNFSVQLPAGASLDVNNNQNEISNKIELSYDISKPIINTISIESDVDSWWFLVTFNEHVVNVDITDFELKGMASNELTISSVSEILSNQYRVNISNSNSEIGTISLQLQNNSDIKDLIGNSIALQKFESYFLNNEVLSTDSFTPSNKLFIAPNPTSGFIKITNKKEALEKIVVYNLNGKIVFEKKVNQQESIIDFKNYSSGIYFVKIITSQGSQTKKIIKKD; encoded by the coding sequence ATGAAAACATTTATTTATAAACCATTCATTATTGTTTTTATAAGTTTTTTTATTCAAACTATAAATGCTCAAGGTCCTAATTGGTCTGTAAACACAGCAAACTACCAATATAGCATGACGTTTACCGCGTTTTTAAATATAAACGGAACAACTTTAACAGCTTCAAATGATAAAGTTGCCGCTTTTGTAAATGGAGAAATAAGAGGCGTTTCTAATGTTGTCTTTGTAGAAAATTCTAATAAATACGTTACATACTTGTCTGTATTCGCAAATGAGGACAGAGAAAACATCAACTTTAAAATATATAATAGCACAACTCAAACTGTTATCGACATTGATAAATCAGAAACTTTTACTATTGATGGAAATATTGGAGGAATCTTTCAATCTTATAGTATTGCAAATCCACAATTAAACGAAAGTGCAATTTTTAATTACTTTAATTTCTCTGGAATATCTTCTTTATTATTAGATATTTCTTCAGACGAAATAAACATTGTTTTACCAGAAGGCACAGACATTAGCTCTTTAACCGCAATATTTGATTCTAGTGTAAATTCAAAAGTTTTTGCGGATGGATATTTGCAAGAATCAGGAAGTTCTGTGAATGACTTCACCAATCCTGTTATTTATAAAGTAATATCCGAAAATGAAGCCAATTTGCAAGAGTACACGATTTCTGTTTCCTTGGCCTTAAACAATAACCCAACAACAGTAAACATTTCTAGTACAGAAAATTTAAATACAAACTCGATTCCAGTTTCTTTAGACATTATTTTCTCTAAAGTTGTTTTTGATTTAGAAGCATCAGATTTTATAGTAGAAAATGCAGTAATAACATCTTTAACGACTTCAAATTCGAGATTCTATAAAGCTACTATTATTCCGCTTTCACAAAGAAACTTTTCAGTTCAACTTCCTGCAGGAGCTTCTCTAGATGTAAATAACAATCAAAATGAAATTTCAAATAAAATAGAATTAAGTTATGATATTTCAAAACCAATAATTAACACTATTTCTATTGAGTCAGATGTAGATTCTTGGTGGTTTCTTGTTACTTTTAATGAGCATGTTGTAAACGTAGATATTACAGATTTTGAGTTAAAAGGAATGGCGTCTAATGAATTAACAATTTCATCTGTAAGTGAAATTTTGAGTAACCAATATAGAGTGAATATTTCTAATTCAAATTCAGAAATCGGCACTATTTCTTTACAACTACAAAACAATAGTGATATTAAAGATCTTATTGGAAATTCAATTGCTTTACAAAAATTTGAATCCTATTTTTTGAATAATGAAGTTTTATCAACAGATAGCTTTACTCCTTCTAACAAATTATTTATTGCTCCAAACCCAACTTCAGGTTTTATAAAAATAACCAATAAAAAAGAAGCTTTAGAGAAGATTGTAGTGTATAATTTAAATGGAAAAATTGTTTTTGAAAAAAAGGTAAATCAAC